A stretch of the Heterodontus francisci isolate sHetFra1 unplaced genomic scaffold, sHetFra1.hap1 HAP1_SCAFFOLD_1516, whole genome shotgun sequence genome encodes the following:
- the LOC137360268 gene encoding proline-rich protein 13-like, whose amino-acid sequence MWNPPGEPCPFPGGPVPPTPTGGESSLPSTWTAPWASHPGPHHPGPHHPGPHHPGPHHPGGGPGYPGYPSPRASPGTLLPQEATAPAYPPQPYPCPPGMPGGPGIFPGGPHKHGKKDKKAHKHGKHEKHGKHEKHGKHGKHGKHGKHSSSSSSSRPPAVATPTENGTRGL is encoded by the exons ATGTGGAACCCACCAG GTGAGCCCTGTCCATTTCCTGGAGGGCCCGTTCCCCCCACACCTACCGGAGGGGAATCCAGCCTACCCTCCACTTGGACCGCACCCTGGGCCTCACACCCGGGGCCTCACCACCCGGGGCCTCACCACCCGGGGCCTCACCACCCAGGGCCTCACCACCCTGGCGGTGGGCCAGGATATCCTGGATACCCCTCCCCCCGTGCCAGCCCGGGTACCCTCCTTCCTCAGGAGGCCACCGCGCCTGCGTACCCTCCACAGCCCTACCCATGCCCTCCAGGAATGCCGGGTGGCCCTGGAATCTTTCCAGGTGGGCCGCACAAGCACGGCAAGAAGGACAAGAAAGCCCACAAGCATGGAAAACACGAGAAGCATGGAAAACACGAGAAGCATGGAAAACACGGGAAGCATGGAAAACATGGCAAG CATTCCTCTTCCTCGTCCTCTTCTCGTCCTCCAGCAGTAGCGACTCCGACTGAGAACGGGACCCGCGGCTTGTGA